The Bacteroides acidifaciens genome includes a region encoding these proteins:
- a CDS encoding biotin/lipoyl-containing protein, with protein sequence MKREVKFSLVFRDMWQSAGKYVPRVDQLVKVAPAIIEMGCFARVETNGGGFEQVNLLFGENPNKAVREWTKPFHEAGIQTHMLDRALNGLRMSPVPADVRKLFYKVKKAQGTDITRTFCGLNDVRNIAPSITYAKEAGMISQCSLCITHSPIHTVEYYTNMALELIKLGADEICIKDMAGIGRPVSLGKIVANIKAAHPEIPVQYHSHAGPGFNMASILEVCEAGCDYIDVGMEPLSWGTGHADLLSVQAMLKDAGYQVPEINMEAYMKVRAMIQEFMDDFLGLYISPKNRLMNSLLIGPGLPGGMMGSLMADLESNLESINKYKAKHNLPFMTQDQLLIKLFDEVAYVWPRVGYPPLVTPFSQYVKNLAMMNVMAMEKGKERWGMIADDIWDMILGKAGRLPGELAPEIIEKAKREGRKFFEGNPQDNYPDNLDKYRKLMKENKWEVGQDDEELFEYAMHPAQYEAYKSGKAKEDFLEDVAKRRAEKDKSPEEDAKPKTLTVQVDGQAYRVTVAYGDAELPVAPVAAAPAGEGKDVLSPLEGKFFLVKNAQETALKVGDAVKEGDVLCYVEAMKTYNAIRAEFSGTITAICANPGDTVSEDDVLMKIG encoded by the coding sequence ATGAAAAGAGAAGTAAAGTTTAGTTTGGTTTTCCGAGATATGTGGCAATCTGCCGGAAAATATGTACCTCGTGTAGATCAACTCGTAAAGGTAGCTCCCGCCATTATTGAAATGGGCTGTTTCGCCCGCGTAGAAACAAATGGTGGTGGTTTTGAACAGGTTAATTTATTGTTTGGAGAAAACCCGAATAAGGCTGTACGTGAATGGACCAAGCCATTCCACGAAGCAGGCATTCAAACCCATATGCTCGACCGCGCACTGAATGGGCTTCGTATGAGCCCTGTTCCGGCAGATGTCCGCAAATTGTTTTATAAAGTAAAGAAAGCTCAGGGAACAGATATTACCCGTACGTTCTGTGGATTGAATGATGTACGCAATATTGCTCCTTCCATCACCTACGCAAAGGAAGCTGGCATGATTTCGCAATGCTCGCTTTGCATCACTCATTCGCCTATTCATACGGTAGAGTACTACACCAATATGGCGTTGGAACTTATCAAACTAGGGGCAGACGAAATCTGTATCAAGGATATGGCAGGTATCGGCCGTCCAGTTTCATTAGGTAAAATCGTAGCGAATATCAAGGCTGCGCATCCGGAAATACCTGTCCAGTATCATAGCCATGCAGGTCCCGGATTCAATATGGCAAGCATCCTCGAAGTGTGCGAGGCCGGTTGCGACTATATAGACGTAGGCATGGAACCTCTTTCATGGGGCACGGGACACGCTGACTTGCTCAGTGTGCAGGCGATGTTGAAAGATGCCGGATACCAGGTTCCTGAAATCAATATGGAAGCCTACATGAAGGTACGTGCAATGATTCAGGAATTTATGGATGACTTCCTGGGCTTGTATATCAGCCCGAAAAACCGCTTGATGAACTCTTTGCTGATCGGTCCCGGACTTCCCGGCGGTATGATGGGCAGCCTGATGGCAGACCTCGAATCCAACCTGGAATCTATTAATAAATACAAAGCTAAACATAACTTGCCGTTTATGACGCAGGATCAGCTTCTTATCAAGTTGTTTGATGAAGTGGCTTATGTATGGCCTCGTGTGGGATATCCACCGTTGGTGACTCCATTCAGCCAGTATGTGAAGAATCTTGCCATGATGAACGTGATGGCAATGGAAAAAGGTAAGGAACGCTGGGGTATGATTGCTGACGACATCTGGGATATGATTCTGGGTAAAGCCGGACGTTTGCCGGGCGAGCTTGCTCCCGAGATCATAGAAAAGGCGAAACGTGAAGGACGTAAATTCTTCGAAGGAAATCCGCAGGATAATTATCCTGATAATCTTGACAAGTATCGTAAGTTGATGAAGGAGAACAAATGGGAAGTAGGGCAGGACGACGAAGAACTTTTTGAATATGCCATGCATCCGGCTCAGTATGAGGCTTACAAAAGTGGTAAGGCAAAAGAAGACTTCCTGGAGGATGTTGCCAAGAGACGTGCGGAAAAAGACAAGTCTCCGGAAGAAGATGCAAAACCGAAGACACTGACTGTACAGGTGGATGGACAGGCATACCGCGTGACTGTTGCTTATGGTGATGCCGAACTTCCCGTGGCTCCTGTTGCAGCTGCTCCGGCAGGGGAGGGTAAGGATGTTCTTTCTCCATTGGAGGGTAAATTCTTCCTGGTGAAGAATGCACAGGAAACTGCCTTGAAAGTGGGCGATGCTGTGAAAGAAGGTGACGTACTCTGCTATGTGGAAGCGATGAAGACTTACAATGCTATCCGTGCTGAGTTTAGTGGTACGATAACTGCTATCTGTGCCAATCCGGGAGACACCGTTTCAGAAGATGATGTATTAATGAAGATAGGATAA
- a CDS encoding sodium ion-translocating decarboxylase subunit beta, translated as MNEIFENLYDMTAFSNIIAEPQFLIMYAIAFILLYLGIKKQYEPLLLVPIAFGVLLANFPGGDMGVIQADENGMVMINGVMKNIWEMPLHDIAHELGLMNFIYYMLIKTGFLPPIIFMGVGALTDFGPMLRNLRLSIFGAAAQLGIFTVLLVAILMGFTPKEAASLGIIGGADGPTAIFTTIKLAPHLLGPIAIAAYSYMALVPVIIPLVVKLLCSKKELSINMKEQEKKYPSKTEIKNLRVLKIIFPIVVTTVVALFVPSAVPLIGMLMFGNLVKEIGSNTFRLFDAASNSIMNAATIFLGLSVGATMTTEAFLNWTTIGIVIGGFLAFALSIAGGIFFVKLVNLFSKKKINPLIGATGLSAVPMASRVANEIALKYDPKNHVLQYCMASNISGVIGSAVAAGVLISFLA; from the coding sequence ATGAACGAGATATTTGAGAATTTATACGATATGACTGCGTTCAGCAATATTATTGCCGAACCACAGTTCCTGATAATGTATGCCATCGCGTTCATCTTGCTTTATTTAGGTATCAAAAAGCAATACGAACCGTTGCTGCTTGTCCCTATTGCTTTTGGTGTGTTACTTGCCAACTTTCCCGGAGGAGATATGGGGGTGATACAGGCGGACGAGAATGGGATGGTAATGATAAACGGAGTAATGAAGAACATTTGGGAAATGCCTTTACATGACATTGCGCATGAATTGGGACTGATGAACTTCATCTACTATATGTTGATTAAGACAGGTTTCCTGCCACCGATTATTTTTATGGGTGTCGGTGCGTTGACGGACTTCGGACCGATGTTGCGTAACTTGCGCCTGTCTATTTTCGGTGCTGCTGCACAGCTTGGTATCTTCACCGTATTGCTGGTAGCTATCCTGATGGGCTTCACCCCGAAAGAAGCTGCTTCATTGGGTATTATCGGTGGTGCGGACGGTCCTACGGCAATCTTTACAACGATTAAGCTTGCTCCGCATTTGCTGGGTCCGATTGCCATTGCTGCTTATTCTTATATGGCATTGGTGCCGGTAATTATTCCGTTGGTAGTAAAATTGCTTTGCTCAAAGAAAGAGTTGAGTATCAACATGAAAGAACAGGAGAAGAAATATCCTTCAAAGACGGAGATCAAGAATCTGCGTGTGTTGAAGATTATCTTCCCGATTGTAGTGACTACGGTTGTTGCGCTTTTTGTGCCGAGTGCTGTACCTTTGATTGGTATGTTGATGTTCGGTAATCTGGTGAAAGAAATCGGAAGTAATACCTTCCGTCTGTTTGATGCGGCTTCCAATAGTATTATGAATGCTGCCACTATCTTCTTAGGTTTATCAGTAGGTGCTACTATGACTACAGAAGCCTTCTTGAACTGGACAACAATCGGCATCGTTATCGGTGGTTTCCTTGCATTTGCCCTTTCTATTGCAGGGGGTATCTTCTTTGTGAAATTGGTGAATCTTTTCTCCAAGAAGAAAATTAACCCGCTTATCGGTGCAACCGGATTGAGTGCTGTTCCGATGGCGAGCCGTGTAGCGAATGAGATTGCTTTGAAGTATGATCCGAAGAATCACGTATTGCAATATTGTATGGCAAGTAATATTTCCGGAGTTATCGGTTCTGCTGTAGCTGCGGGTGTCTTGATTTCCTTCCTTGCATAA
- a CDS encoding TolC family protein: protein MKTQLIILSLLFLGFSAKAQQPYLSREAYRDKVETYSQILKQQKLKTLASVEARKIAHTGFLPKIDINADGTLNMSDLDAWNEPLGEYRNHTYQGVFVVSQPLYTGGALNAQHKIAKADEKLSQLNEELTIDQIHYQSDAVYWNASASQAMLQAANKYQSIVKQQYDIIQDRFNDGMISRTDLLMISTRLKEAELQYIKARQNYTLALQKLNILMGAEPNAPVDSLSTIDISSAPVQILSLENVLQRRADYESTKVNIIKSEAQRKAALSQFNPQLSMYFSGGWATGTPNLGYDVSFNPIVGINLNIPIFRWGARFKTSRQQKAYISIQKLQQSYITDNINEELSAALTKLTETEYQVKTATETMNLANENLDLVSFSYNEGKANMVDVLSAQLSWTQAHTNLINAYLSEKMAIAEYRKVISE from the coding sequence ATGAAAACTCAACTTATAATTCTATCACTGCTGTTCCTCGGTTTCTCAGCCAAAGCACAACAACCTTACCTCAGCAGGGAAGCCTACCGAGATAAGGTGGAAACGTACAGTCAAATCCTGAAACAACAGAAACTAAAAACCTTGGCAAGCGTTGAAGCACGGAAGATTGCCCACACAGGATTCCTACCTAAAATAGATATCAATGCAGACGGCACACTCAACATGAGCGACCTTGACGCATGGAACGAACCTTTAGGCGAATACCGCAATCATACCTATCAGGGGGTATTTGTCGTCTCGCAGCCTCTCTACACAGGTGGTGCCCTCAATGCGCAGCACAAGATTGCGAAAGCTGACGAAAAACTGAGCCAGCTTAATGAAGAACTCACCATAGACCAGATTCACTATCAAAGTGACGCTGTCTATTGGAACGCTTCCGCCTCACAAGCTATGTTGCAGGCAGCAAACAAATATCAGAGTATCGTAAAACAGCAGTATGATATCATCCAGGATCGCTTCAATGACGGAATGATTAGCCGCACAGATTTACTGATGATTTCTACCCGGTTGAAAGAAGCGGAATTACAATATATCAAGGCCCGCCAGAATTACACATTGGCGCTGCAAAAACTGAATATTCTAATGGGTGCGGAGCCGAATGCTCCCGTTGACAGTCTTTCAACGATTGACATCTCTTCTGCCCCTGTTCAAATACTGTCTCTTGAGAATGTATTGCAACGCCGTGCCGATTATGAAAGCACGAAAGTGAATATCATAAAGAGCGAGGCACAACGCAAAGCCGCGCTCAGCCAATTTAATCCCCAATTGAGTATGTACTTTAGTGGTGGTTGGGCAACAGGTACGCCCAACCTCGGATATGATGTTTCATTCAACCCCATCGTCGGCATTAATCTGAATATTCCCATCTTCCGTTGGGGAGCCCGTTTCAAAACGAGTCGTCAGCAGAAAGCATACATAAGCATACAGAAACTGCAACAAAGCTACATAACGGATAATATCAATGAAGAACTTTCCGCCGCACTGACCAAACTGACAGAAACAGAATATCAAGTAAAGACAGCAACAGAGACAATGAACCTGGCAAATGAAAATCTCGATTTGGTTTCTTTCTCGTATAATGAAGGAAAGGCGAATATGGTAGATGTACTCTCCGCGCAGTTGTCATGGACACAGGCTCATACCAACCTGATAAATGCTTATCTGTCCGAAAAGATGGCGATAGCAGAATACAGAAAAGTTATCAGTGAATAA
- a CDS encoding efflux RND transporter permease subunit, with amino-acid sequence MNLAKYSLDNTKIIYFFLAVLLIGGITSFGKLGKKEDAPFVIKSAVIMTRYPGAEPAEVERLITEPISREIQSMSGVYKIKSESMYGLSKVTFELQPSLAASSIPQKWDELRRKVLNIQPQLPNGASTPTVSDDFGDVFGIYYGLTADDGYSYEEMRNWAERIKTQVITADGVMKVALFGVQTEVVNIFISTNKLVGMGIDPKQLASLLQSQNQIINTGEIRAGEQQLRVTANGMYTTVDDIRNQVITTKAGQVKLGDIAVIEKGYMDPPSNIMHVNGKRAIGIGVSTDPQRDVVQTGENVKAKLNELLPLMPVGLELQSLYLENEIANEANNGFIINLIESILIVIVIIMLVMGLRAGVLIGSSLIFSIGGTLLIMSFFGVGLNRTSLAGFIIAMGMLVDNAIVVTDNAQIAIARGINRRKALIDGATGPQWGLLGATFIAICSFLPLYLAPSSVAEIVKPLFIVLAISLGLSWVLALTQTTVFGNFILKAKANDDAKDPYDKPFYHKFASILRVLIRRKTLTLGSMVVLFVISLVIMGAMPQNFFPSLDKPYFRADIFYPDGYSINDVVKEMKSVEEHLAKQPEVKKVSITFGSTPLRYYLASTSVGPKPNFANVLVELTDSKYTKEYEEDFDGYMKANYPNAITRTSLFKLSPAVDAAIEIGFIGPNTDTLVALTNQVLDIMHQNPDLINIRNSWGNKIPVWKPVYSPERAQPLGVSRQGMAQSIQIGTTGMTLGEYRQGDQILPILLKDNTVDSFRINDLRTLPVFGSGNETTSLEQVVSDFDFQYRFSNVKDYNRQMVMMAQCDPRRGVNAIAAFNQVWSQVQKEIKVPEGYTMKYFGEQESQVESNEALAKNLPLTFFLMFVTLLFLFRTYRKPTVILLMLPLIFIGIVFGLLVLGKSFDFFSILGLLGLIGMNIKNAIVLVEQIDLEAATGKKPLDAVISATTSRIVPVAMASGTTILGMLPLLFDAMFGGMAATIMGGLLVASALTLFVLPVAYCAIQRIKP; translated from the coding sequence ATGAACTTAGCTAAATATTCATTAGACAACACGAAAATCATCTACTTCTTTCTTGCTGTATTACTAATCGGGGGAATCACCTCTTTTGGTAAGTTAGGCAAGAAAGAGGATGCTCCCTTCGTCATCAAGTCAGCGGTTATCATGACCCGTTATCCGGGAGCCGAACCGGCTGAGGTAGAGCGATTGATTACCGAACCCATCTCCCGCGAGATTCAAAGTATGAGCGGCGTGTACAAGATTAAATCAGAATCAATGTACGGACTCTCTAAAGTCACATTCGAGTTACAGCCGTCACTGGCAGCCAGTTCTATTCCACAAAAATGGGATGAGTTGCGACGCAAGGTGCTCAATATACAGCCGCAGTTGCCAAACGGTGCTTCTACGCCAACCGTATCCGATGATTTCGGTGACGTGTTCGGCATCTATTATGGTCTGACAGCAGACGACGGTTACTCTTACGAAGAAATGCGTAACTGGGCGGAGCGAATCAAGACACAGGTAATCACCGCGGACGGAGTAATGAAAGTTGCCCTGTTCGGAGTACAGACAGAAGTAGTCAATATCTTTATTTCAACCAACAAACTAGTGGGAATGGGAATTGACCCGAAGCAACTCGCCAGCCTGCTGCAATCCCAAAACCAGATTATCAATACTGGTGAGATCCGTGCAGGCGAACAACAACTACGGGTGACTGCCAATGGCATGTACACCACAGTAGACGACATTCGTAATCAAGTTATTACGACGAAAGCAGGACAAGTGAAACTAGGCGATATTGCCGTTATAGAAAAAGGATATATGGATCCACCCTCCAATATCATGCACGTGAACGGAAAACGTGCCATCGGCATTGGTGTCTCTACCGATCCTCAACGGGACGTAGTGCAGACAGGCGAGAATGTGAAAGCCAAATTAAATGAACTACTACCGCTCATGCCTGTGGGACTAGAGTTACAAAGTTTATATCTGGAAAACGAGATCGCCAATGAGGCCAACAACGGATTTATCATTAACTTGATAGAATCTATCCTAATAGTAATCGTGATTATCATGCTAGTGATGGGGTTACGTGCCGGAGTATTAATCGGTTCATCCCTCATCTTCTCCATCGGTGGTACACTGCTCATTATGTCTTTCTTTGGCGTCGGGCTGAATCGTACTTCATTGGCGGGGTTCATCATCGCCATGGGAATGCTGGTAGACAACGCCATTGTAGTAACGGATAATGCACAGATAGCCATTGCCCGTGGAATAAACCGGCGGAAAGCCCTGATAGACGGTGCCACCGGACCGCAATGGGGGTTACTCGGAGCTACTTTCATTGCTATCTGCTCGTTCTTGCCACTCTACCTCGCCCCTTCTTCTGTGGCGGAAATCGTGAAACCGCTTTTCATTGTACTCGCCATTTCACTAGGATTGAGCTGGGTGCTTGCTCTCACGCAAACTACCGTATTCGGTAATTTTATTCTGAAAGCAAAGGCAAACGACGATGCCAAAGACCCGTATGATAAACCATTCTATCACAAATTCGCTTCCATTCTCCGTGTGTTGATTCGCAGGAAAACCCTGACATTGGGTTCGATGGTAGTACTTTTCGTCATTTCACTGGTTATCATGGGGGCAATGCCGCAAAACTTCTTCCCTTCTCTGGATAAGCCCTATTTCCGTGCGGACATATTCTATCCGGATGGGTATAGCATCAATGATGTTGTGAAAGAGATGAAATCAGTAGAAGAGCATTTGGCAAAACAGCCGGAAGTGAAAAAAGTATCAATCACCTTTGGTAGCACACCGCTCAGATATTACCTTGCTTCCACCTCAGTAGGACCGAAGCCCAACTTTGCCAATGTATTGGTCGAGCTGACGGATAGTAAATATACCAAAGAATACGAAGAGGATTTCGACGGATACATGAAAGCGAATTATCCAAACGCGATAACCCGCACAAGCTTGTTCAAACTGTCGCCCGCAGTAGATGCCGCCATTGAAATCGGTTTTATCGGACCAAATACGGATACTCTCGTGGCACTCACCAACCAAGTGTTGGACATTATGCATCAGAATCCCGATTTGATAAATATACGCAATTCATGGGGTAACAAAATTCCGGTGTGGAAACCGGTATATAGCCCGGAACGGGCACAACCGCTGGGAGTATCCCGTCAAGGCATGGCACAGAGCATCCAAATTGGAACGACAGGAATGACACTAGGAGAATATCGGCAAGGCGATCAGATACTTCCGATTTTACTGAAAGACAATACGGTAGATTCATTCCGTATCAATGATTTGCGCACATTGCCGGTATTCGGTAGCGGAAATGAGACTACCAGCCTCGAACAAGTAGTGTCTGATTTTGATTTTCAGTACCGGTTCTCAAATGTGAAAGATTATAACCGGCAGATGGTGATGATGGCCCAGTGCGACCCGCGTCGCGGGGTAAATGCTATTGCAGCTTTTAATCAGGTATGGTCGCAAGTACAGAAAGAGATTAAAGTTCCGGAAGGATATACGATGAAGTATTTCGGTGAACAGGAAAGCCAGGTGGAATCTAACGAGGCTCTTGCCAAGAATTTACCGCTGACGTTCTTCCTTATGTTTGTAACATTGCTGTTCCTGTTCCGTACGTATCGTAAGCCAACAGTGATTCTGTTAATGTTACCGTTGATTTTCATCGGCATTGTTTTTGGATTATTAGTCCTTGGCAAATCATTCGACTTCTTCTCCATCCTCGGTTTACTAGGATTGATAGGTATGAATATAAAAAATGCGATTGTACTTGTCGAGCAAATCGACTTGGAAGCGGCAACGGGGAAAAAGCCGTTGGACGCCGTTATCAGTGCTACGACCAGCCGTATCGTCCCTGTGGCAATGGCGTCCGGTACAACGATTCTGGGTATGCTACCATTGTTGTTCGATGCAATGTTCGGCGGAATGGCAGCTACTATCATGGGTGGTTTGCTAGTAGCTTCGGCACTGACATTGTTTGTACTCCCGGTAGCTTATTGCGCCATTCAGCGGATTAAACCGTGA
- a CDS encoding efflux RND transporter periplasmic adaptor subunit, with protein MKKKYGFVLAAAILLAGCGQKKETKVTTARPVKTTIVESRSIIRKDFSGIVEAVEYVKLAFRVSGQIIQLPVIEGEKVKKGQLIAAIDPRDIALQYAATKSAYETAAAQVERNKRLLSRQAISVQEYEISLANYQKAKSEYELSVNNMRDTKLTAPFDGSIEKRLVENYQRVNSGEGIVQLVNTRNLRIKFTIPDAYLYLLRAKEPRFLVEFDTFKGHVFQAKLEEYLDISTDGTGIPVSITIDDPSFDRDLYAVKPGFTCSIRFTADVGPLVQDSWTIVPLSAVFGESEGKKMYVWVVEGDKVHKRKVTVNAPTGEAQALISEGLKPGEKIVIAGVYQLVEGETVKEIEK; from the coding sequence ATGAAGAAGAAATATGGATTCGTCCTGGCAGCTGCAATCTTACTAGCCGGCTGCGGACAGAAAAAAGAGACGAAAGTAACAACAGCCCGTCCCGTAAAGACTACGATTGTAGAGTCAAGGTCAATTATCAGGAAAGATTTTTCGGGAATCGTGGAAGCTGTAGAGTATGTAAAACTAGCCTTCCGCGTTAGCGGACAGATCATCCAACTGCCCGTCATTGAGGGGGAAAAAGTAAAAAAAGGGCAACTGATAGCAGCAATTGATCCCAGAGACATTGCGTTGCAATATGCTGCTACAAAATCCGCCTACGAAACGGCTGCCGCACAAGTAGAACGTAACAAGCGACTCCTCTCCCGTCAGGCTATCTCCGTGCAGGAATACGAAATCAGCCTTGCCAACTATCAGAAAGCAAAATCTGAGTATGAATTATCCGTCAATAACATGCGCGACACAAAGCTGACAGCTCCTTTTGACGGTTCCATAGAGAAACGTCTGGTAGAGAATTATCAACGCGTCAATTCGGGTGAAGGCATCGTGCAGTTAGTCAACACACGCAATTTACGCATTAAATTTACTATTCCGGATGCTTACCTCTACCTGCTTCGCGCCAAAGAGCCGCGTTTCCTAGTCGAATTCGATACATTCAAAGGGCACGTGTTTCAGGCAAAGCTTGAAGAGTATCTTGACATTTCGACAGATGGAACCGGAATTCCGGTCAGTATCACGATTGACGACCCGTCTTTCGACCGGGATCTCTATGCTGTAAAACCGGGATTTACATGCAGCATCCGTTTCACGGCAGATGTAGGTCCACTCGTGCAAGACAGTTGGACGATTGTGCCGCTCAGCGCCGTGTTCGGTGAAAGTGAAGGGAAGAAAATGTACGTCTGGGTAGTAGAAGGTGACAAAGTCCATAAGCGCAAGGTTACCGTCAACGCGCCCACTGGAGAAGCGCAGGCTCTTATCTCCGAAGGGCTGAAACCCGGTGAGAAAATAGTTATTGCAGGTGTGTATCAGTTAGTAGAAGGAGAAACAGTAAAAGAAATTGAAAAATGA